GGTGCTCTTGTCACTCTGTCTCCGGCGCTCACGGGCGTTGTCGGTATCGGGACTGTCAGCGACGGCATCACGACCGGCCTGAGCATCCCGGTTACCGCGGAGACTCGGCTGCTCATGGTCTTCTCGGTCTCGGCCGCTGGGGTTACTTTGATCAACACCGTCTCTGGCTACATGAGCGCCGGGCTAAGTATCGCCTGATCCCGTTCGCTCTGAAGGATGAAATCTCAAGAGGCTCTCTTCCTTCTGTGAAGGCAGGGAGCCTCTTGCGTTTGGACGAGGGTGATCTGCCCCCGGAAATGCAGCCCTGTGCTCTGGGACTCTTTCGAAATTCGGTCGCCATGGGACCCGTCGGCGGCGACTCCGACATTCCTGTGTGAGCGAGTTTGCGGTTCTCGGGCCGGTCAACCGGCCAGCCCTCCAAGCTCAGCAAAAGGGGGGGGCTGACGGACGGCGTCGGACCGGCCCTTCCGCGGCTTGTGGGCGTCAGTTGTTCCGAAGGATCGAGCGCCAGATGAGGCTGTTGGGGGGGCTCCAATCATCCGGAGCGATGCTGGCGCGCAGGTGGACGATCTCCGCGCGGAGGCGGCGGAGATTCCGGAGGCAGGTGGGACAGGATTCGATGTGCGGCCGCAGAGACGGAGGGACGTCGGTCGATCCGGCCGCGAGGGCGAGCAGTTGGCTCTCCTCAGGGCAGGCGGTCGTCCGGTTCATGTTTCAGGTCCTCGTCGTAGCAGTGGCACACCTCCTTGACGTTTTGCAGGACCCGCCAGGAGTTGACGTATACCACGTTGGTCGTGACTTTCAGCGCTTCGGCCACGTCCGCCCCGGACATCCC
This is a stretch of genomic DNA from Paludisphaera rhizosphaerae. It encodes these proteins:
- a CDS encoding cupin domain-containing protein; the protein is MNRTTACPEESQLLALAAGSTDVPPSLRPHIESCPTCLRNLRRLRAEIVHLRASIAPDDWSPPNSLIWRSILRNN